Proteins encoded by one window of Ascochyta rabiei chromosome 1, complete sequence:
- a CDS encoding Ribose-phosphate diphosphokinase, with the protein MRGAIVFGGSSHPKLVDGVCDRLGMKPGSATLGKFKNGETSVTIHTSIRNKDVFIIQSGSEKINDSVMELLIMISACKGGSAKSVTAVMPYFPYSRQSKKKQHRGAITARMVANLLHIAGVNHVITVDLHASQMQGFFKCPVDNLVAEPLLARWVRMNVPDWREAVVVSKNPGGTKRVTSLADAMKLSFGIVTTDRRRAGGGRPWNESAMFEQLRLDGPSDSRELVEAALDADAELTPISKISFDPKSDVGKPKARTGRTPSNPLSRRANGIAGEHPLSKSMRASSIVEPEVPLEPVRTEASNQSEEADGEQSQDESGMDDEEYTDERARNVIHGRLVQGHIVDDTHPSPSMSATSHTTSWRNRPPSEGENDDIPPHMMNSFMSTTSSRRENQDSEHAHALGGTYDAAASSEDEEEDLQNPEIETMVTLVGNVKDRPVFIVDDMMDKSASWIAAAETVVKRGGATKVYCMATHGLFGGDCLEEMNNCECIEKIIITNAFPIPERKREQAGEKLVILNVDNLLAESIRRNHHGESMSQLFMHYD; encoded by the exons ATGCGTGGCGCCATCGTCTTCGGCGGGTCGTCGCACCCCAAGCTGGTCGACGGTGTGTGCGACCGGTTGGGCATGAAGCCTGGTTCTGCGACGCTGGGCAAGTTCAAGAATGGAGAGACGTCTGTCACGATCC ACACTTCGATCCGAAACAAAGATGTCTTCATCATTCAGAGCGGTAGCGAGAA GATCAACGATTCAGTCATGGAGCTGCTCATCATGATTTCTGCCTGTAAAGGTGGCTCTGCAAAGTCGGTCACAG CGGTCATGCCATACTTCCCCTACTCGCGCCAgtcgaagaagaagcagcaCCGCGGGGCTATCACTGCTCGTATGGTTGCAAACCTCCTCCACATCGCCGGCGTAAACCATGTCATCACCGTCGATCTCCATGCTTCCCAGATGCAGGGCTTCTTCAAATGTCCTGTCGACAACCTCGTCGCCGAACCCCTCCTCGCTCGCTGGGTTCGCATGAACGTACCAGACTGGAGAGAAGCCGTGGTAGTTAGCAAGAACCCAGGTGGAACAAAGCGAGTGACATCACTAGCAGATGCCATGAAGCTCAGCTTTGGCATCGTCACAACAGACAGGCGAAGGGCAGGTGGAGGCAGACCATGGAACGAGAGCGCTATGTTCGAGCAGCTGAGGCTTGATGGTCCCTCGGACTCTCGTGAATTGGTTGAGGCGGCTCttgacgcagacgcagagcTCACACCAATCAGCAAGATCTCTTTCGACCCGAAGTCCGATGTTGGCAAGCCCAAAGCCAGGACGGGGCGTACGCCATCAAATCCGCTATCACGACGAGCGAACGGAATCGCCGGCGAACACCCTCTTTCCAAGTCCATGCGGGCGAGTTCGATTGTCGAGCCGGAAGTACCTCTGGAGCCTGTGCGGACGGAGGCTTCAAACCAGTCGGAAGAGGCAGACGGCGAACAAAGCCAGGACGAGAGCGGGATGGATGACGAAGAGTACACGGATGAG CGTGCACGAAACGTTATACACGGACGACTAGTACAAGGTCATATTGTCGACGACACACATCCCTCGCCGTCCATGTCTGCAACATCACATACCACATCCTGGCGCAACCGCCCCCCTTCCGAGGGCGAGAACGACGATATTCCCCCACACATGATGAATTCGTTCATGTCAACCACCTCATCGAGGAGGGAAAACCAAGACAGCGAGCATGCCCACGCCCTTGGTGGAACATACGATGCAGCAGCGTCCTcggaagacgaagaagaggaccTCCAGAATCCCGAAATCGAGACTATGGTCACACTCGTCGGCAATGTCAAAGACCGGCCAGTCTTCATTGTCGACGACATGATGGATAAGTCAGCTTCGTGGATCGCTGCGGCCGAGACTGTCGTTAAACGTGGCGGTGCCACGAAAGTATACTGCATGGCCACGCACGGTCTGTTTGGCGGCGACTGTCTGGAGGAGATGAACAACTGCGAGTGTATTGAGAAGATCATCATAACAAATGCCTTCCCTATTCCAGAGCGTAAAAGGGAGCAGGCAGGCGAAAAGCTGGTCATTCTGAATGTCGATAATCTGCTTGCAGAGTCCATTCGGAGGAACCACCACGGAGAGAGCATGTCGCAGCTTTTCATGCACTACGACTGA
- a CDS encoding Chitin synthase encodes MATNILQPSLALLPQHQQTDTGLTSALASRFHAHMPTATLSSHAIISLNTYTDPSRGVDGGEDGSAVQAAKDLAQRAYMRLGQRSEDQAVVFLGETGAGKTTIRGHMLREFLRYSATPLSKKIEHANFVFEAFTTTKSLTTPSASKSGLLLELQYNTSTSNHATLLGAQYLAHRLERSRLASVPTGERNYHVLYYLLSGTSPAEKKHLHLENVGNDAAGTRTSLGANKRWRYLGHPTQLKVGIDDASGFQDFKTALRKLEFGKDSIAGICEIMATILHIGQLEFETGQSTTPSADDSGGYSHEGGETITVVKNKDCLVPIAQFLGVTISDLEESLRYKSKTLYRERVTVMLDPKGARANADELARSLYSLLVTYVIEQTNSRISSSNEQLTNTVSLVDFPGFATSSGTGSSLDQLLNNAANESLMTFCQESFFQRQIQEMEAEEISLPPLQFYDSSEAKTGLLKSGNGLLSILDDQMRRGKTDMQFLEAIRKRFDGKNQSILPGSLTVVQPGSNFPTPNTSPSFTVRHYAGDVDYTVEGVIEENADTISGNMMQLLQSSQTPFVQQLFGQDVLQKISHPKEKSAIVQASVSSKPTRMPSMARRKAEKTGRFGRQLNVFDEEVLSDTESNVSGTRKNGDSSSKSKQTGAAGQFVSALKTIENKLRQANPYFVFCLKPNDRRIANQFDSRCVRQQLQAYSIPELSQRLRVADYSIFLPFAEFLGLAQTDLAIVGSEKEKVEMILDSRPWRENEVRVGTTGVFLSERCWLEVAQIADVPPTARGFTGSDDNLLTPEAGRSFGDSRAGLLSTPGAGDYYNDKGGNYFGSRDIDARSEAPSGVTGDMFHGLEQHNVIDEKSANDKLEEVDVVPVSGSRKRWVFIVYALTWYIPDFLIRVVGRIKRKDVRMAWREKLAINLLIWLSCGAVIFLMIGFPRAICPTQHVYSSAELTSYNGEDGNSAYVAIRGIVYDLGDFIPAHYPNIVPSKSLEKYAGKDATNLFPVQVSALCMGIDGPINDGVQLNYRNSNYTETVNNLVSTTDQNAKYHDFRSFTTDPRPDWWFEQQIYLKANYMKGRVGYSPTYLKTLASKQGGIAYMNGRVYDLSTYIPGGRTVLYPPGVEPDAETPNVNFMDEGLVSIFRAQAGKDISKYWDNLNLDATKKQNMKVCLDNLFYVGDLDTRRSPRCLFATYFLLAISILLVSVIGFKFFAALQFGGNTMPENIDKFIIATVPAYTEDEESLRRAIDSAARMKYDDKRKLLVIICDGMIIGQGNDKPTPRIVLDILGVPEATDPDPLSFESLGEGQKQHNMGKCYSGLYEVQGHIVPFLVVVKVGKPSEVSKPGNRGKRDSQIVLMRFLNRVHYNLPMSPMELEMHHQIRNIIGVNPTFYEFLLQIDADTSVAPDAATRFVAAFLNDTRLIAICGETALSNAKSSFTTMMQVYEYFISHNLTKAFESLFGSVTCLPGCFTMYRIRAAETGKPLFVSKEVVEAYQEIRVDTLHTKNLLHLGEDRYLTTLLIKFHAKYKTKYTMRAKAWTVAPDSWSVFMSQRRRWINSTVHNLVELIPLQQLCGFCCFSMRFVVFLDLISTVVQPVIVVYIGYLIYSLVATPDVVPITAFILLGAIYGLQAIIFIVRRKWEMIGWMIIYILATPVFAFGLPLYAFWHMDDFSWGNTRVVTGEAGQKVVVSDEGKFDPASIPKKRWEEYQAEMWEQHTIRDDQSVVSGYTYATKRPFGAGSVVGSEYGGMPPSRPMSHLDIPRYGNHSRMSLAPSGYGGDSMEMANLPSDDDILNQIKIILANSDLMTVTKKSVKQQLEQIFECDLTLKKAYIGEAVEQLLINGQMH; translated from the exons ATGGCGACCAACATCCTCCAGCCGTCGCTGGCCTTGTTGCCGCAACACCAGCAGACTGACACGGGCCTGACGTCCGCCCTCGCCAGCCGCTTCCACGCCCACATGCCCACGGCCACGCTCTCGTCGCACGCCATCATTTCCCTGAACACGTACACAGACCCCAGCCGAGGCGTCGACGGCGGCGAGGACGGAAGCGCTGTCCAGGCCGCCAAGGACCTCGCCCAGAGGGCATACATGCGCCTCGGTCAGCGATCCGAGGACCAAGCCGTTGTTTTTCT GGGCGAGACGGGCGCCGGAAAGACGACTATTCGCGGGCATATGCTACGAGAGTTCCTCCGCTACTCTGCCACGCCGCTGTCCAAGAAGATCGAGCATGCCAACTTCGTCTTCGAGGCCTTCACAACCACAAAGTCTCTCACCACGCCCTCTGCCTCCAAATCTGGACTCTTGCTCGAACTCCAGTACAACACCTCAACCTCCAACCATGCAACCCTGCTTGGTGCACAGTACCTGGCCCACCGCCTCGAGCGAAGCCGACTCGCATCCGTCCCGACCGGAGAACGCAACTACCACGTGCTCTACTACCTCCTCTCGGGCACCAGCCCCGCGGAGAAGAAGCACCTGCATCTTGAGAACGTTGGCAACGACGCTGCCGGCACGCGCACATCGCTCGGCGCGAACAAGAGGTGGCGCTACCTCGGCCACCCCACCCAGCTGAAGGTCGGCATCGACGACGCAAGCGGTTTCCAGGACTTCAAGACTGCTCTCCGCAAGCTGGAGTTTGGCAAGGACAGCATTGCAGGCATCTGCGAGATCATGGCCACCATCCTACACATTGGTCAGCTCGAGTTCGAGACGGGCCAGTCGACAACTCCCTCCGCCGACGACAGTGGAGGCTACTCGCATGAGGGCGGCGAGACCATCACAGTGGTAAAGAACAAGGATTGCCTGGTCCCAATTGCACAATTCCTGGGGGTGACCATCAGTGATCTGGAAGAGAGCCTTCGTTACAAGTCCAAGACGCTATACCGAGAGCGTGTCACGGTCATGCTCGACCCCAAGGGCGCCCGCGCCAATGCCGATGAGCTCGCTCGCTCGCTTTACTCGCTCCTCGTCACCTATGTCATCGAGCAGACCAATTCTAGGATTTCCAGCTCGAACGAGCAACTCACAAACACCGTCAGCTTGGTAGATTTCCCTGGTTTTGCCACCTCGTCTGGTACTGGATCATCTTTGGACCAGCTGCTCAACAACGCTGCCAATGAGTCGCTCATGACCTTCTGTCAAGAGAGCTTCTTCCAGCGCCAGATCCAGGAGATGGAAGCAGAGGAGATCAGCCTTCCCCCGCTCCAGTTTTACGATAGCTCAGAGGCCAAGACTGGCCTCCTCAAGTCGGGAAATGGTCTCTTGAGTATTCTCGATGACCAGATGCGCCGCGGCAAGACAGACATGCAGTTCCTGGAAGCCATTCGCAAGCGATTTGACGGGAAAAACCAGTCCATCCTCCCAGGAAGTTTGACAGTCGTCCAGCCTGGCAGCAATTTTCCCACCCCTAATACGTCTCCCTCTTTCACTGTTCGTCACTATGCTGGCGACGTCGATTACACCGTAGAAGGCGTGATCGAGGAGAATGCTGACACAATCTCGGGCAACATGATGCAACTGCTGCAGTCATCGCAGACACCGTTTGTTCAACAACTATTTGGTCAGGATGTGCTCCAGAAGATTTCTCACCCCAAAGAAAAGTCCGCCATCGTCCAGGCGTCAGTCAGTTCAAAACCTACACGCATGCCCAGCATGGCTCGCCGCAAGGCCGAGAAGACGGGAAGGTTCGGTCGCCAGCTGAACGTTTTCGACGAGGAAGTACTGAGCGACACCGAAAGCAACGTCTCTGGAACCAGGAAGAACGGCGATTCTTCGTCCAAGTCGAAGCAAACCGGAGCTGCCGGGCAATTCGTCAGTGCCTTGAAGACCATCGAGAACAAGCTGCGCCAAGCCAATCCGTACTTCGTGTTCTGCTTGAAGCCGAATGATCGCCGCATTGCCAATCAGTTCGACAGCAGATGCGTCCgtcagcagctgcaagcgtACAGCATTCCAGAGCTCAGCCAACGGCTTCGTGTGGCGGATTACAGCATTTTCCTGCCCTTCGCCGAGTTCCTAGGCCTTGCCCAGACCGACCTGGCAATCGTCGGCAGTGAGAAAGAGAAGGTTGAGATGATCTTGGACAGCAGGCCTTGGCGGGAGAATGAGGTTCGTGTCGGTACCACGGGTGTCTTCCTGAGCGAGAGGTGCTGGCTCGAGGTTGCACAGATTGCAGATGTGCCACCCACTGCCCGTGGGTTTACTGGCTCGGATGACAATCTTCTGACCCCCGAAGCTGGCCGATCCTTCGGTGACTCTCGCGCGGGTCTTCTTTCAACTCCCGGAGCTGGCGATTACTACAACGACAAGGGAGGCAACTACTTCGGTAGCAGGGATATTGATGCCCGCTCCGAAGCTCCCTCTGGTGTCACCGGTGACATGTTCCATGGTCTTGAACAGCACAACGTTATCGACGAGAAGTCAGCCAACGACAAGCTGGAGGAAGTCGACGTCGTTCCGGTTTCTGGGAGCCGCAAACGATGGGTTTTCATCGTATATGCGCTCACCTGGTACATACCCGATTTCTTAATCCGCGTCGTTGGGCGCATCAAGCGCAAAGACGTACGAATGGCTTGGCGTGAGAAGCTTGCCATCAACTTGCTCATCTGGCTTAGCTGTGGTGCGGTCATCTTCCTCATGATCGGGTTTCCAAGAGCGATCTGTCCTACTCAGCACGTGTACTCATCTGCTGAGTTGACATCTTACAACGGCGAGGACGGCAACTCAGCCTACGTTGCTATTCGAGGTATCGTGTACGATCTGGGCGATTTCATTCCCGCTCATTATCCCAACATCGTGCCGTCAAAAAGCCTCGAGAAGTACGCCGGAAAGGACGCTACCAATTTGTTCCCCGTTCAAGTCTCGGCATTGTGCATGGGAATTGATGGTCCCATTAACGACGGTGTTCAGCTGAACTACAGAAACTCAAACTACACCGAGACAGTAAACAACCTCGTCAGTACCACGGACCAGAACGCCAAATACCATGACTTCCGCTCGTTCACAACTGACCCTCGTCCTGATTGGTGGTTTGAGCAGCAGATATACCTGAAAGCCAACTACATGAAAGGCCGTGTTGGTTACAGCCCTACCTACCTGAAGACCCTTGCCTCCAAGCAAGGTGGAATCGCGTACATGAACGGCCGGGTCTACGATTTGTCCACGTACATACCTGGAGGACGTACCGTTCTTTATCCTCCTGGCGTGGAACCGGACGCGGAGACGCCGAACGTCAACTTCATGGATGAAGGCCTAGTCTCAATCTTTCGCGCCCAGGCTGGCAAGGATATTAGCAAGTACTGGGACAACCTTAATTTGGACGCAACCAAGAAGCAGAACATGAAAGTTTGTCTCGACAACCTGTTCTACGTTGGTGATTTGGACACCAGAAGATCTCCCAGGTGTCTCTTTGCTACGTACTTCCTCCTCGCCATCTCCATTTTGTTGGTCAGTGTCATTGGTTTCAAGTTCTTTGCCGCTCTCCAATTTGGCGGTAACACTATGCCAGAGAACATCGACAAGTTCATCATCGCAACAGTTCCCGCTTACACTGAGGACGAAGAGTCACTGCGTCGTGCTATCGACTCCGCCGCTAGGATGAAGTACGATGACAAGCGCAAACTACTCGTCATCATCTGTGACGGTATGATTATCGGTCAAGGCAACGACAAACCCACTCCTCGTATTGTTCTTGATATCCTTGGCGTACCAGAGGCCACAGATCCTGATCCTCTGAGTTTCGAGAGTTTGGGGGAAGGCCAAAAGCAACACAACATGGGCAAATGCTACTCAGGTCTTTACGAAGTACAGGGCCACATCGTACCTTTCCTGGTCGTTGTCAAGGTCGGTAAGCCCTCTGAAGTCTCCAAGCCTGGTAACCGTGGAAAGCGTGATTCTCAAATCGTTCTCATGAGATTCCTCAACCGCGTTCACTACAACCTGCCTATGAGTCCTATGGAGCTTGAGATGCACCATCAGATTCGGAACATCATTGGTGTCAACCCGACGTTCTACGAGTTCTTGCTCCAGATTGATGCTGATACTTCCGTCGCCCCCGACGCAGCCACCCGGTTCGTCGCTGCTTTCCTCAACGACACCCGCCTCATCGCCATTTGTGGTGAGACTGCTTTGTCCAACGCCAAGTCCTCCTTTACCACGATGATGCAGGTCTACGAGTACTTCATCTCGCATAACCTGACCAAGGCTTTCGAGAGCTTGTTTGGTTCCGTCACCTGTCTTCCTGGTTGTTTCACCATGTACCGCATCCGTGCCGCCGAGACGGGCAAGCCGCTCTTTGTTAGCAAGGAGGTTGTCGAAGCCTACCAGGAAATTCGCGTCGATACACTGCACACAAAGAACTTGCTGCACCTTGGTGAAGATCGTTACCTGACGACTCTGCTTATCAAGTTTCATGCCAAGTACAAAACCAAGTACACGATGCGAGCAAAGGCCTGGACTGTGGCACCCGACAGCTGGTCCGTCTTCATGTCCCAACGTCGTCGCTGGATCAACTCTACAGTGCATAACCTGGTCGAGCTCATTCCTCTTCAGCAGCTCTGTGGTTTCTGCTGTTTCAGTATGCGCTTCGTCGTCTTCTTAGATTTGATCTCGACTGTTGTACAGCCGGTCATTGTCGTTTACATTGGCTACCTCATCTACTCCCTGGTCGCGACCCCCGATGTCGTTCCCATTACCGCCTTCATCCTTTTGGGAGCCATCTATGGTCTGCAGGCTATCATCTTCATTGTTCGCCGCAAGTGGGAGATGATTGGTTGGATGATTATCTACATTTTGGCTACTCCGGTCTTCGCGTTTGGTCTTCCACTGTACGCTTTCTGGCACATGGACGATTTCTCTTGGGGCAACACTCGTGTCGTCACTGGTGAAGCGGGTCAGAAGGTTGTGGTCTCGGACGAAGGCAAGTTTGATCCGGCCAGCATTCCCAAAAAGAGATGGGAGGAGTACCAGGCCGAGATGTGGGAGCAACATACCATCAGGGATGACCAGTCAGTCGTCTCAGGCTACACCTATGCCACCAAGAGACCGTTCGGTGCTGGTTCTGTCGTCGGTTCGGAGTACGGTGGCATGCCCCCTTCCAGACCCATGTCTCACCTGGACATTCCCCGCTACGGCAACCACTCACGTATGAGTTTGGCTCCGAGTGGTTACGGGGGCGACAGCATGGAGATGGCGAACCTGCCGAGCGATGACGATATCCTAAACCAGATCAAGATCATTCTCGCCAACTCCGATCTGATGACCGTTACCAAGAAGTCTGTCAAGCAGCAGCTTGAACAAAT CTTTGAATGCGACCTTACGCTGAAGAAGGCTTACATCGGTGAAGCTGTCGAACAACTGCTCATCAACGGTCAAATGCACTAG